The following proteins are co-located in the Pedobacter sp. FW305-3-2-15-E-R2A2 genome:
- a CDS encoding glycosyltransferase — translation MELTLIESCLLGSLIFCFLIQLYFSLFVHLKLAFFPVEPIPETAAKPLSVVICARNEVDNLRNYLPSVLEQNHPDFEVVVVNDRSWDGTRQLLEEFAKQYKRLKIVTISEGEKFIAGKKFAVTMGIKAASNDWLVFTDADCVPASANWLLGMQQSEDPKVEIVLGYSPYLKKRGILNALIRFETFFTAVNYLSYAIKGMPYMGVGRNMAYRKTLFFKNKGFAAHMHIPSGDDDLFVNANAHSRNTEIRINKESQVWSEPNTSFGAYLRQKKRHFGAGKLYKGKHKFILSCQIIFQFLFYAFFAALLCFKATLYPALGVLLVSIVIRCFIYPRILKRLNYSDLRWCFPILDILLFIFLVFNGILSIFVKKVKWK, via the coding sequence GTGGAATTAACCTTAATAGAGAGTTGTCTGCTCGGCTCATTGATCTTCTGTTTCTTAATACAATTATACTTTAGTTTATTTGTTCACCTGAAACTGGCTTTTTTTCCGGTAGAACCCATACCGGAAACTGCTGCAAAACCCTTAAGCGTTGTCATTTGTGCACGCAATGAAGTGGACAATCTAAGAAATTACCTGCCTTCAGTTCTGGAACAAAATCATCCTGATTTTGAGGTGGTTGTTGTAAATGACCGATCCTGGGATGGAACCAGACAGCTTTTAGAAGAGTTTGCCAAACAATATAAGCGGTTGAAGATCGTAACGATCTCAGAAGGGGAAAAGTTTATTGCAGGCAAAAAATTTGCCGTTACCATGGGAATTAAAGCCGCTTCCAACGACTGGCTGGTATTTACAGATGCCGATTGTGTTCCCGCTTCAGCAAACTGGTTGTTGGGGATGCAACAGTCTGAAGATCCAAAGGTGGAGATTGTTTTGGGTTATTCCCCATACCTTAAAAAGAGAGGTATTCTAAATGCTTTAATTCGTTTTGAAACGTTTTTTACCGCTGTAAACTATCTTTCTTACGCGATTAAAGGTATGCCATATATGGGCGTAGGAAGAAATATGGCTTATAGAAAGACGCTTTTCTTCAAGAACAAAGGTTTTGCTGCGCACATGCATATTCCTTCTGGTGATGATGATCTGTTTGTAAATGCGAATGCACATTCCCGCAATACAGAGATCCGGATCAACAAAGAGAGTCAGGTATGGTCTGAACCGAATACCAGCTTTGGCGCTTACCTGAGACAAAAGAAAAGACATTTCGGGGCGGGTAAGTTATATAAAGGGAAACATAAGTTTATCCTTTCCTGCCAGATCATCTTTCAGTTTCTTTTCTATGCTTTCTTTGCCGCATTATTATGCTTCAAAGCGACATTATACCCTGCTTTAGGTGTTTTGTTGGTGAGTATTGTGATCAGATGTTTCATCTATCCCCGCATTTTAAAACGGTTAAATTATAGTGATTTACGATGGTGTTTTCCCATCCTGGACATTCTCTTGTTCATTTTTCTCGTGTTTAATGGCATTCTGTCTATATTTGTTAAAAAAGTAAAGTGGAAATAA
- the tgt gene encoding tRNA guanosine(34) transglycosylase Tgt — translation MKFTLQANDTHSKARAGTVTTDHGDIQTPIFMPVGTAGTVKAVHQRELKNDIDAKIILGNTYHLYLRPGLDIIEGSGGLHKFIGWDRPILTDSGGYQVYSLSKVRKIKEEGVTFRSHIDGSKHLFTPEYAMDIQRTIGADIIMAFDECTPYPCDYKYAANSINMTHRWLKRCCNRFDSTEPKYGFNQTLFPIVQGSVYKDLRKKSAEFIAGMNREGNAIGGLSVGEPAEEMYGMTEVVCDILPYDKPRYLMGVGTPINILENIALGVDMFDCVMPTRNARNGMLFTRNGIINIGNKKWADDFSPIDAESDLHADQVYSKAYLRHLMHSKEMLGAQIATLHNLHFYLWLVKTAREKIISGEFYAWKNKMVTILGNKL, via the coding sequence ATGAAATTTACCTTACAGGCAAACGATACACATTCAAAGGCAAGAGCAGGAACAGTAACAACAGATCACGGAGACATACAAACTCCTATTTTCATGCCTGTGGGCACTGCAGGAACTGTAAAAGCAGTTCATCAACGGGAACTTAAAAACGATATTGACGCCAAGATCATTTTGGGCAATACCTATCATTTATACCTGAGACCAGGCTTAGATATTATAGAAGGAAGCGGTGGATTGCATAAATTTATTGGCTGGGACCGTCCGATTTTAACCGATAGCGGAGGTTATCAGGTTTATTCCTTGAGTAAAGTAAGGAAGATTAAGGAAGAAGGCGTTACTTTTCGCTCGCATATTGATGGTTCGAAACACCTTTTTACACCGGAGTATGCCATGGATATCCAACGTACCATTGGTGCAGATATCATTATGGCTTTTGATGAATGTACACCTTATCCTTGTGATTATAAATACGCGGCAAATTCCATCAACATGACCCACCGCTGGTTAAAGCGTTGCTGCAACAGGTTTGACTCAACAGAACCAAAATACGGATTCAACCAAACCTTATTCCCTATTGTACAGGGATCAGTGTATAAAGACCTGAGGAAGAAATCTGCTGAATTTATTGCAGGAATGAACCGTGAGGGAAATGCAATCGGTGGATTATCCGTAGGGGAACCTGCAGAGGAGATGTACGGAATGACAGAAGTAGTCTGTGACATTCTTCCGTACGACAAACCGAGATACCTGATGGGGGTAGGAACACCAATTAATATACTGGAAAACATTGCTTTAGGCGTCGACATGTTCGACTGCGTAATGCCTACCAGAAATGCAAGAAACGGAATGTTATTTACCAGGAACGGCATCATTAACATCGGAAATAAGAAATGGGCAGATGACTTCTCTCCGATTGATGCGGAAAGTGACCTTCATGCAGATCAGGTATATTCTAAAGCCTATTTAAGACACCTAATGCATTCAAAAGAGATGCTTGGCGCACAAATTGCAACCCTTCACAACCTGCATTTTTACCTGTGGCTCGTTAAAACAGCCAGGGAGAAAATTATCAGTGGCGAGTTTTACGCCTGGAAGAACAAAATGGTGACTATATTAGGTAATAAATTGTAA
- the rsmG gene encoding 16S rRNA (guanine(527)-N(7))-methyltransferase RsmG, giving the protein MEIRSTLIQEYFKDLTDEQIAQFDQLYDLYSFWNAQINVISRKDIDELYVRHILHSLGIAKFCTFKPGEKVLDVGTGGGFPGIPLAILFPETQFHLVDSIGKKIKVVTEVAAGLGLKNVKASHLRAEQVTDKYDFVVSRAVTRLIDFYPWVRGKFNKDSKNAIPNGILYLKGGDLAEEIEESRLKAELYPLADYFKEDFFETKFVVYIPQ; this is encoded by the coding sequence GTGGAAATAAGATCAACGCTAATACAAGAATATTTTAAGGATCTGACTGATGAACAAATTGCTCAGTTTGATCAGTTGTACGATTTATATAGTTTCTGGAATGCCCAGATCAATGTAATCTCCAGAAAAGATATTGATGAACTCTATGTTCGCCATATCCTTCATTCTCTTGGTATTGCAAAATTTTGCACTTTCAAACCGGGAGAAAAAGTACTGGATGTGGGAACCGGAGGAGGTTTTCCAGGAATTCCTTTGGCCATTCTATTCCCTGAAACTCAGTTCCATTTGGTGGATTCTATCGGAAAAAAGATTAAAGTGGTTACTGAAGTTGCGGCTGGACTGGGATTGAAAAATGTGAAGGCCAGCCATTTAAGGGCCGAACAGGTAACTGATAAGTATGATTTTGTCGTATCCAGAGCTGTTACAAGGCTTATTGACTTTTATCCATGGGTAAGAGGGAAGTTTAATAAAGATTCTAAAAATGCAATCCCCAATGGTATCCTTTACCTAAAAGGTGGTGATCTTGCTGAAGAAATCGAAGAATCCAGGTTGAAAGCAGAGTTGTATCCACTGGCAGACTATTTTAAAGAAGATTTTTTCGAAACTAAATTTGTGGTTTATATTCCTCAATAA